A single genomic interval of Schistocerca americana isolate TAMUIC-IGC-003095 chromosome 2, iqSchAmer2.1, whole genome shotgun sequence harbors:
- the LOC124595992 gene encoding uncharacterized protein LOC124595992, which translates to MEICSDNLFSMNCRTMHCQWMSQAMGAAAEKSGHPAYQPLHELRIPVVDHASSSPPAARSFPSVEDEEARHGPLNDFTGGASPANSEIRATFSIFRETVPTNEASLSVRSPCKMPVDTSSDNIVPQEDLSFQNTIDHKREPPSSLYGGHVSHQFFGLSVQPRPLSKTMAGDVSDISPECEKPTEPPMPKGNNDVLRDTDSDSELDDSDDGDGDGGGTPVQPSNQERPGSPIRRPTYTHLSDVSNDSVDDAGGKKQPAASYPNPKTWKPIGTAHGQPLPNFSYFFANHPRHTNDTPSTVSTAVLEEYVFKVLTQTLPKTKLSKLLSRLQARLNDNTPNIKSGKAFVRELHSSNGAQPSVSQKFGNISEDRGQSVTREVTRDEQHLRSLNDEHEIVDHSHDDEENAAGSQEEKHQAPEQSSPPEEQQFQQNAIIQLHVDQMQPGKPRAMYSLPEKPPAMGAEACTPAVHNSPKPAEELVLPTHFNEVGVQSAALSEEAVVQLPPQSPMELCSPQPFSHVQHSNTEESAENGSGPVVPSAELVSGLPAQLSSSSHDHPMEPIFVTEPSALFPEPVPQHSPLLESESMPGTSRSVVAFFSRQAPAQQDVGEEHVRAFERKSREPWDHKGLLRFIALNAFTLPHHVWIEREEGQPRRSMRIAMKKQVKTCALRERLS; encoded by the coding sequence ATGGAAATCTGCTCCGACAACTTGTTCTCCATGAACTGCAGGACAATGCACTGCCAGTGGATGTCACAGGCAATGGGAGCGGCCGCGGAGAAAAGCGGCCATCCGGCGTACCAGCCGTTGCACGAACTTAGAATTCCTGTCGTGGACCACGCGTCTTCGTCACCACCGGCCGCCAGGAGTTTCCCGTCCGTTGAGGACGAGGAAGCGCGCCACGGTCCCCTGAATGACTTCACTGGAGGAGCCTCACCTGCCAACAGTGAAATCCGCGCCACCTTCTCCATATTCCGCGAGACAGTACCAACAAACGAAGCCAGCCTCTCAGTGCGTTCACCTTGCAAAATGCCAGTGGACACAAGCTCAGATAACATCGTTCCACAAGAGGACCTCTCCTTTCAGAACACAATAGATCATAAGAGGGAGCCACCTTCCAGTCTCTATGGAGGACATGTTAGCCATCAGTTTTTCGGACTTTCTGTGCAGCCACGCCCACTGTCTAAGACCATGGCCGGCGACGTTTCAGATATTTCTCCAGAATGCGAGAAGCCAACTGAGCCGCCTATGCCTAAAGGCAACAATGATGTCCTCAGAGACACAGACTCGGACTCAGAACTTGACGATTCTGACGACGGCGATGGTGACGGCGGCGGCACCCCTGTGCAGCCATCCAACCAGGAACGGCCAGGCTCACCCATCCGACGTCCAACCTATACTCATCTGTCGGACGTTTCTAATGATTCAGTAGATGATGCAGGTGGAAAAAAACAACCAGCAGCTTCATACCCTAATCCCAAGACGTGGAAACCGATCGGGACTGCACATGGACAACCCTTACCTAATTTCAGCTATTTTTTTGCAAATCATCCCCGCCATACAAATGACACGCCCAGTACCGTTTCTACTGCAGTACTTGAAGAGTACGTTTTCAAGGTATTGACCCAGACACTGCCGAAAACCAAGTTATCGAAACTCTTGTCGAGATTGCAAGCTCGACTGAACGACAATACTCCAAATATTAAATCGGGAAAGGCTTTCGTCCGTGAGCTTCACAGCTCCAACGGCGCACAGCCATCTGTCTCTCAAAAGTTCGGAAACATCAGTGAAGACAGAGGCCAATCCGTGACCAGAGAAGTAACTCGCGATGAACAGCACCTCAGAAGTCTCAACGACGAACATGAAATCGTAGATCATTCTCATGATGACGAGGAGAACGCGGCAGGATCACAGGAGGAAAAGCACCAGGCACCTGAGCAATCGTCACCGCCTGAGGAGCAACAGTTCCAGCAGAATGCCATCATCCAGCTACACGTCGACCAGATGCAGCCTGGAAAGCCTCGAGCGATGTATTCGCTACCAGAAAAGCCTCCGGCAATGGGCGCTGAGGCTTGCACACCTGCTGTGCACAATTCTCCCAAGCCGGCAGAGGAATTAGTGTTACCAACTCATTTCAATGAAGTAGGTGTGCAGTCAGCTGCATTATCAGAAGAGGCAGTCGTACAACTCCCACCACAGTCTCCCATGGAGCTCTGTTCACCTCAACCATTCTCCCATGTCCAGCACAGCAACACAGAAGAATCAGCTGAAAATGGATCAGGGCCTGTGGTACCATCAGCGGAGCTAGTCTCAGGACTCCCTGCACAGCTGTCATCTTCCTCACATGATCATCCCATGGAGCCGATTTTTGTGACTGAACCATCTGCGTTGTTCCCGGAACCTGTACCACAACACTCACCCCTATTGGAATCAGAGTCCATGCCGGGGACATCCCGAAGCGTGGTAGCGTTCTTCTCCCGCCAGGCCCCTGCACAGCAGGATGTGGGTGAAGAACATGTCAGGGCCTTCGAGAGGAAGAGCAGAGAACCATGGGACCACAAAGGTCTTCTCCGTTTTATTGCTCTCAATGCTTTTACCTTGCCTCATCACGTGTGGATTGAACGTGAAGAGGGGCAGCCAAGGCGGAGTATGCGCATTGCCATGAAGAAACAAGTCAAAACATGTGCCCTACGTGAGAGACTGTCTTGA